TACAAGAGCGCCAAGCAGGAGGGGAAGCCTTTCGATACCGTTATAATGGACCTCACGGTTCCCGGCGGCATGGGCGGAAAGGAGGCCATAGAAAAGCTCCTCAGGTTCGATCCCGAGGTGAAGGCCATAGTGTCGAGCGGGTATTCGAGCGACCCGATACTCGAAAAGTACGAGAAGTACGGGTTTAAGGGCGTCCTGCCCAAGCCCTACGAGATGGAAAAGCTGAGCGACGTGCTGCACTACGTCCTTTCGCAGAGGAACAACTAGCCGTTCCCGAATAACCGGTCCTTACTTCCTCCGCTTTCCGGATTTCAGCACCTGGCCGGACAGGTCTATCGCCTGGTCCACCATGACCCTCAGAAGGTCGAGCCCGCCCTGCCAGAACCCGGGGTCTTTTATGTCCACTCCGACCCTTTCGAGGAGTACGTCGGGCGACTCGCTCCCTCCCGAGGACAGGAGCTCGATATATCTCGGCACGAACCTGTTGCCCTCGTTCAGATACATGTTGTAGAGCGCGAGCACGAGCAGCTCGCCGAAGGAATAGGCGTAGCAGTAAAAGGGCGAGTGTATGAAGTGCGGTATGTACATCCACCAGACCCTGTAGTTATTCGTCAGCTTTACGGACTTTCCGAACATCGGCTGGTTGGCATTGGCCCAGAGCTCGTTTACGTCGTCCTGCGTGAGCTCGCCTTTCGTCCTCCTGGCCGCATGGAGGCTTTCCTCGAAGCGCGTCAGCACTACCTGCCTGAACACCGTCGCGAATATGTCTTCGAGCTTGCTGCAGATAAGCGCGAGCCTCGTCTTCGGGTCCTCTTCCGTTTCGGCGAGCTTGTGGAAGACGAGCATTTCGGCGAAGACGCTCGCAGTCTCGGCTGTCGTCAGCGGGGTGTTCGACTGGAAGTAGCCCTGCCTGCGCGAGAGGTACTGATGCACTCCGTGGCCGAGCTCGTGGGCGAGCGTCATCACGTCGCGGAGCCTGCCCGTATAGTTCATGAAGACGTAGGGGTGAGCGCCCGGGACGGTGCCGTGGCTGAACGCCCCGCCCCGCTTCCCGTCGCGGAGCTCGGCGTCTATCCAATTCTTGTCGAAAAACTCCTTCGCTATGCGCGCCACCCTGGGCGAGAAATCGCCGAACGAGGATAGTATGACGTCTCGTCCCTTGTCGTATCTTATGGTCTTCGATTCGCTGAACACGGGGGCGTAGCGGTCGTAGTCGTAAAATTCTTTAAGGCCGAGGAGCTTTTTCTTGAGCTTGTAATAAGTCTCGACCATGTCGTAGTTCTTCTCGCAGGACGTCATGAGCGCCCCGACCGTTTCGGCGTCGATCTCGTTGTCGAGGTGCCGCGACTGCATCGGGTCGGTGAAAGCCCTCAGGCGGTCGTTGACGTAGTGGTCCTGTACGAGTGTGTTGAATATGAACGTGAGGACGTGCGCGTTGTCTAGGAGCCCTTTCGTCAGCCCCTCGGCGCCGGCCTTTCTCTTCTCGCGGTCGGGATCGTAGAGGAGCGCCAGGGTCTCGGTCTCGGAGAGCTCCTTTACCTTGCCCTTGAGCCTGACCGTGAAACGGACGTTGTTGAGCACCTCGTCGAAGAGCCGCCTGAACGCTCGGGACCCCGTGTTGGCCTTCTCGTCGAGTATCTTCTCCTCGGGCTCCGTCAGCCTGTGGGGCTTGTAGCGCCTCTCCTGCTCCAGGAAGTGGCGGTAGTGGTCGAGCTTCTCGTCGGCGAGGAGCTTCTTCATCCTGGTTTCGGGAATCGCCACGAGCTCCAATTCGAAAAAGAGAAGGTGCTTTCTCGCCTCGGTCGCCTTCTCCTGTATCTTCTGGAGGAACGCGCCGTGCTCGGGCTTCCCGGTGTCGGCGGCGAATACGAGATAGGCGAAGGAGAGGAGCCTCCCCGAGAGCTCGCTCAGGGCCTCGAGCTCCTTCGTCGCCTTTAAGAGCGCCCCGGCAGTGATGGAGCGGGAATTTATCCTGCCCCTGTATTTCTTCTCGTAGGCGCGGGATTTCGTGATGAGCGCCGAGAGGTCCCTCTCTATCCGCTCGTCGCCGAGCCCCGAGTAGAGGTCCGAGAGGTCCCACGTGACGCCTTCGGAGCCTGTTTTGAGATGCTTCGCCGTTTCCGCCATGATTGCCTCCTGTTGGTTCGGTGATTTTTCGCGCGCCGCCGTTTCCGTCCGCCCGCATTCCACGAGCGCTCGAAACGACGCGCCGCCGCTAGCCGAGCTTTTCGAGCTCTTCCCGTACGATACTGTTGACGAGGTTTCCGTCGGCCTTGCCCCTGACCGCGGGGATGACGAGCTTCATCACCTTGCCGAGGTCCTTTATCCCGGCGGCGCCGGACTCGCCGACGGCCTTTACGACCTCGGCCCGTATCTCGTCTTCGCTCATCTGGGCGGGCATGTATTTCATGAGGACTTCTATTTCCTTCTTCTCGGCGTCGGCCGCTTCCTGCCTGTTCACCTTCTCGAACTCGGCGGCGGCGTCGCGCCGCTTCTTTATCTCGGCGGAGACGACGCCTATAACCTGCTCGTCGCTGAGAGCCTGCTTCTGGTTCTCGATTTCCCTGTTCTTTATCGCGGCCTCCAGCATCCTCAGGACAGACAGCTCTAGGCTGTTCTTGCTCCTGAGGGCGTCTTTCAAGTCCTGCGGAATCTGCTCGCGTAAACTCATCGTGTTCTCCGTTGTGCTCTTTCGCTCTGTAATCGTAAGGTACGGGATTAATTATACCTATCCCGGTAAGTATATCAGGCGCCGGGGCAGGGTCATTCGAGGACGTAGATACCGGGGAGGTTCCTCCCGGCCTCTGCGTAGTCGGTGCCGAAGCCGACGATGAAGCCATGCTCCAACGCGAACCCGGCGTAGTCCGCTTCTATCGGAACCTCGCGCCTTTCCTTTTTGTCCACGAGCGCACAGAGGGCGAAGGACGCCGGGTTTTTCGACAGCAGCAGTCTTTGCACGAAGCTGCTCGTGACCCCGGTGTCGAGAAGGTCTTCGACGAGGATGACGTGCCTTCCCGAAGGCTGTATGGACGGGCCCATGAGGAGCTCGAGCGCGCCGGGCGACATGCCCTCCCTGTAGCTCGACGTCTGGACGAAATCTATTTCGACCTCGCAGTCCATCTCCCTGACGAGGTCGGCGAGGAAGATGAACGAGCCCTTCAGGATTCCGACGACGATGGGATTCTTCCCCCCGTAGGCGGCGGTGAGCTCCCTTCCTATCTCCTTTATTCGCGCGCGTATCTCTTCGGCGGATATTATGAGGCGGGGTATCTTTCCTCCGATCTCGTAAGTCACGGCGTTTATTTTATCCGATATTTCGGGGAGTGTGATATTGCGAGGACGGTTCCTGCCGCGGCCCGGTTTACTCCGGGGATTGACTAAGCCCCCTGATATTCTATATTCTTGAGCGACTTGTCCGTACACGGATATTTTTTTCGGTATACCGATAATAATCTTTTAACAGGAGCGTAATAGTTTTGAGCTTTCAGGACCCCGAATCACAGCTTTCGACAATAAAACGAGGGACGAGCGATATAATCTCCGAAGCGGAGCTTTTGGCGAAGCTGAAAAAATCCGCCGAAAAGAATACGCCGCTCAGGATAAAGGCGGGGTTCGACCCGACGGCCCCGGACCTTCACCTCGGGCACTGCGTCCTTCTCCGGAAGCTCCGTGATTTTCAGGACCTCGGGCACACTGTCCTCTTCCTCATCGGCGACTTCACCGCGATGATAGGCGACCCTTCCGGGCGCTCGGAAACGCGCCCCGCGCTAAGCGAGGACGAGGTCGGGGCCAACGCCCGGACGTACGAGAGGCAGGTGTTCAAGATACTCGACCGGGAGAAGACGGAGGTCGTTTTCAATTCCGACTGGCTAGGGAAGCTTAGCGCCGCCGACCTCATCCGCCTCTCGACGCTCGAAACCGTCGCCCGCATGCTGGAAAGGGACGACTTCAGCAAGCGCTACGCCGCGGGGACGTCGATATACATAAGCGAGTTCATGTATCCGCTCATACAGGCGTACGACTCGGTGCACATGAAGTCGGACGTCGAGTTCGGCGGGACGGACCAGACGTTCAACATACTCCTCGGGCGGCAGCTCCAGAAGCACTTCGGGCAGGAGCCGCAGATAGCGATACTGCTGCCGATACTCCCCGGGCTCGACGGCGTCAGGAAGATGTCGAAATCGTACGGCAACTACATAGCCGTCGACGACACGGCGGTCGATATGTACGGAAAGGTCATGTCACTCCCGGACGACGTGATGTGGCTCTACTACGAGCTTCTGACGAGAAGGCCGGAAGAGGAGATCGAGGCGCTTAAAAAGGGGCACCCGATGGATGCGAAGAGGTCGCTCGCGAGGGAGCTCACCGCGTGGCTCCACGGGGACGAAAACGCAAAGGCCGCGGCGGAGGACTTCGATACGAAGTTCTCGGACAGGCAGTTCCCCGATGACGCGCGCGAGCTCGTCCTTTCCGCCGGCGAGAACATCACCGTCCTCGACCTCGTCGTCAGGGCCTCGCAGAAGGTCCCCAGCCGGAAGGAGGCCAAGAGGCTCATAGCGCAGGGCGGGGTGAGCGCGGACGGCGAGAAGCTCACCGACGCGAACGCCCACGCGCCCGTAAGGGACGAGGTCGAGCTCCGGATAGGCAAGAAGGAGTTCGTGAGGGTTATCTTTAAGGGGTAGAAGCAAGCCTGCCTGTAAGCCGAATTCTGTCTTGAGCAGCCATTCATCTGGGACGTTCATTACTGAACGCCTCTAGCGACATACCCGGAAGCTTCGACGGGCCGCCATATTTTTCACGAGGAAAAGCGCTTCCCTATTTTGTCTTTCACCGAGCGGGGTTTACAATGCCGCCAGCCGTCACCGGCCGGCGCGGTAGTCTCTTACACTACCTTTTCACCCTTACCGTGCCCTCCGTGAGAAGGGCGTTGGCGGTATGTTTTCTGTTGCACTTTCCGTTGCCTCGCGGCACCTGGGCGTTACCCAGCGCTCTGCCCTCTGGAGTTCGGACTTTCCTCCGGCACGCGCCCGAAAGCGCACGCCGGCGGCTGCCCGGCCTGCTTGCTTCTACTGCTTAAAGATATTCATCGATAGCCTCGTTCGCAAGTCTGTCGGCCTCGCGGTTGTACTCGCGCCTGACGTGGCTGATGGATACGGATGCGTACTCTTTCAGGAGATTTTTGGCCTTTTTGTGAAGCTCGGCGATGCCGGGGTGCTTCACCTTCCAGAGGCCGTTTATCTGGTTCGCGAGCAGCATGGAGTCTGTAAATATCCGGATTTGCCTGTTTTTAAGGTCTTTTACGGATTCGAGGGCCGTGATCAGCGCCGTGTATTCGGCCTGGTTGTTGGTGGCCGTGCCGAGGTACTTCTTTATCTCGCGGAGGGTTTTCCCGCCCTCGGTGATGAAGACGCCGATGCCGGATTCGCCCGGATTGCCCCTTGCCGCGCCGTCGATGAATATATCCACGCGCGCGCCGGAGCCGTCTTTGAAAGGCAGGCTATTCTGGCGTTGCGGCACTATTGAGTTCGTCTTCCGTGTAGAGGATTTTCTGGCAGTTGGGGCACTGTATGAACCGTGTGTGTGTGAGCACCTCGTTGAAAAGCTGGGACGGTATCTTCATGTTGCATCCCGTGCAGACTTCGGCCTTCGCCAGCGCGATCACGCCGCCGTTTCTCTTGCTGATTTTCTTGTATATGGGCATGAGCTCGGGGCTGATGCGGGACGCTATTTTTTCCTTCTCTTCTTTCTTCGGCTCGTAGAGGCTCTTTATCTCTTCGAGCTTTTCCTTGTATTCGCTTATCTTCTCGCCGTATTCGGCTTCCTTGGCGGCGAGGTCTTCCTTGCCGGTGGCTATCTCGGCCTCGACCTGCTCTAGCCTGGCCATATGCTCGAGGACCTTGTCTTCGATCTCCAGGTTTCTTCTTTTCGTGTCGGCTATTTCTTTCTGAAGGGCTTCGTATTCTTTGTGGGTCTTGATTTCGAAGAGCTTTTGCTCGGCTTTCTTGATGAGATCTTCGTTGCTTGAAACTTCGAGCTCCAGGTTGGCTTTTTCCTTCTGGAGTGTCTGGCTTTCGCCCTGCAGGCCTTCGAGGCGCTTTTTAACGGTTTCCAATTCTGATTCGAAATCCGAAATTTTCTTTGGATAGTCGTTTAAATTCCGTTCCAGCTTGCTCAGCTCCAAATCAATGCGCTGGAGCGTATCGAGAACGACGAGCTGTTCCCTCATCTTTTTCTCCTTCTTTTAGTGGGTTTGATCCTGAGTGGAATAAATGGAATGTATAAGGGTTGTACTATAGCGGGGACTTGGGTCGAGGCTGTTATTGCGAGGTTATGTATTATCTCGACTTCCATCTTGAGTCAAAAAACAAAGGCTTAATGTGTGGGCCCACCCGGACTCGAACCAGGGACCAACGGATTATGAGTCCGTCGCTCTAACCAACTGAGCTATGGGCCCTCAAAAAATTGTTTAGTGAATTTAGTATTCTAGATGAAAATAGCATTTTGTCAAATCAGCCGTGTGTAAGCCCGCAAAATTCCTCGTAATACCCGGAAGAAGGCCCCCCGCCCGAAGTTGCCGGCGTTCGGAATTTAAACGGGTGTCTCATTTTCGCTGCCTTTTTTATCGCCGCGGCGGTCAGTTTTTCGAGACATAGTTCTTCGTCTTCATTATCTTGTAGTACCCGAGCACCTTCGTTATGTAGTCCGTCGTTTCGGGGTAGGGGGGGATGGTGAATCCGTGCTTTATGACGGCGCCCTTCCCGGCGTTGTAAGCCGCGAGAGAGAGCTTCATGTCCCCGTCGAAATATTCCATCAGGTCTTTCAGGTACCTCACCCCGCCTTCTATGTTGGAGATGGGGTCGAAGGGGTCGTCGACGCCGTAGTCGCTGGCCGTCGCCGGGATGAGCTGCATCATGCCCTGGGCGTTCTTCGGCGATACTGCGTTCGGGTTAAAGTTGGACTCGGCCTTTATGACGGCCTTTACGAGGTAGGGGTCCACGTCGTGCTTTACGCTCGCGGTCATGATTTCGTTGTCGTAGTCGGACGAGAAATTAGCCGAGAGGGCGAATGCATCTTCCTTTTCGCCAGGCCGGACTATCCTGTATTTGGCCAGCGCGGCCGGGCCCGTGAAGACCACGGTGGGCATTTTGTTGTTGCACTCTATCGTCTCGATCATGCCGCTCGCCCTTTCGAGCAGGACCACGCAGTTGGCGACTTCGACGACCCTGACCGTCTCGTTGTAGACGAGATCGAGCACTTCGCCCGCGACGTAGTTGGCTATCTCCCCCGTTACCGGGTTCTTGACGAGGGCCTTCGATATGTTGCCGTTCACCACAGTGCCGAGGAGGTCGAGGCGGAGGTCGGACTTGGAAACGTCCACGGCCAGTATCTCGTTGCCGCCCGCGGGCCGTTCGGTGTAGGACTTCTCTTCCGAATAGACGTTTTCGGTGTTTACAGCGGATACGTCTTTGCCGGTGATGACGAATCCTGTAAGAAACAGGACTATGAAGAGGGGAGTTCTCATCGGGCTGACTATAATATTAGTCGTTATAATTCCAGCATATACGATAAATACATAAAAGTAAATATTAAATTTTGGGCTCGACCCCGCCTTGGCGCTCCGGGGGATATTCGGGCAGGGCGCAATCACGCTCGGGCCCTGCGCAGGATACGCAGGGCGGGACGTTTCTGGCTGTAATATGCTTCGGACTGCCGGAGGTTTACTTTACGGGGTAGAACTTGTACGACTTCACGTCCTTTCCGTCCTGGGACTTCTTTACCGTGCCCACGGTCACTCCCATTTTCTGCCCGATCTTGAGCCCCTCGGGATCGTCCGTCTCGACCTGCGCCATGACCCTTACGCCCTCGGGGAAGTCAACCAGGGCGAGAGCATACGGAACCGGGAATTCCGGGAGGCTCCTTCTTACCACGGTGAAGGAATGGAGCTCGCCGAACGGGCTGAGGAGCTTTTCCTCGACGTCGTCCGAGAAGCTGACCGGGTCGGCAAGGTATTTCGGGAAGGTCCAGTTGTCGGCTTCCTTCGAGTATCCGGCGACGAGCCTTACCTCGCCCGAGCCTTCGACTTTAAAGAGTTCAGGGAATAGAACCTCATCGTTTTCAGTGATCTGTGCCATGACTTAGTCTCCTCTGCGATTTTTAGCAGACTATATATTACATTTAAAAAATTTTTAGTCCAGCCGGGCGAATGGCGTTTGTAAACCGCCGGAAAGCTTAGTAGAATAAATCCGCGTGGGGCAATTTCCGGCAAGGGCACTTACGATAGCAGGGTCCGATTCGGGGGGCGGCGCGGGCATCCAGGCCGACCTCAAGACCTTTACGGCGCTGGGCGTGTACGGGATGTCCGTCGTCACGTCCGTGACGGCGCAGAACACCGTTTCGGTGCTCGCCATAAACGACCTTCCGCCGGAATTCGTGGGGCTCCAGATCGACGCCGTCCTGTCCGACATAGGGGCCGACGCCGTCAAGATAGGGATGCTGTCCAATGCCGGTATAGTCTCGGTCGTCGCCCGGAAGCTCCGCGAGCACGGGCAGGGGAACGTCGTCCTCGACCCGGTGATGGTGTCCAAGGGCGGCTCGGTCCTCATGGAAAGCGCGGCGCGCGAGGCCATCAAGAAGGATCTCTTCGGGCTGGTGCGCGTGATAACCCCGAACATCCCCGAGGCCGAGGTAATCACGGGGCTCCGCATAGACTCGGTCGCTGCAATGAAGGACGCCGCGCTGGCGATAAGGGAGCTCGGCCCGGAATGCGTCGTCGTAAAGGGCGGGCACCTCGCGGGCGAGCCGGACGCGGTGGACATATTTTTGGACGGCGAGGGGTTTTTCGAGCTCAAGTCGCCGAGGGTGGACACGAAGAACACGCACGGGACGGGCTGCACGTTCTCGGCTGCCGTATGCGCGTGCCTGGCGAAAGGAGCGTCTCCCGTAGAAGCGGTA
This sequence is a window from Thermodesulfobacteriota bacterium. Protein-coding genes within it:
- a CDS encoding GatB/YqeY domain-containing protein is translated as MSLREQIPQDLKDALRSKNSLELSVLRMLEAAIKNREIENQKQALSDEQVIGVVSAEIKKRRDAAAEFEKVNRQEAADAEKKEIEVLMKYMPAQMSEDEIRAEVVKAVGESGAAGIKDLGKVMKLVIPAVRGKADGNLVNSIVREELEKLG
- the hpt gene encoding hypoxanthine phosphoribosyltransferase, producing the protein MTYEIGGKIPRLIISAEEIRARIKEIGRELTAAYGGKNPIVVGILKGSFIFLADLVREMDCEVEIDFVQTSSYREGMSPGALELLMGPSIQPSGRHVILVEDLLDTGVTSSFVQRLLLSKNPASFALCALVDKKERREVPIEADYAGFALEHGFIVGFGTDYAEAGRNLPGIYVLE
- a CDS encoding lytic transglycosylase domain-containing protein; this translates as MRTPLFIVLFLTGFVITGKDVSAVNTENVYSEEKSYTERPAGGNEILAVDVSKSDLRLDLLGTVVNGNISKALVKNPVTGEIANYVAGEVLDLVYNETVRVVEVANCVVLLERASGMIETIECNNKMPTVVFTGPAALAKYRIVRPGEKEDAFALSANFSSDYDNEIMTASVKHDVDPYLVKAVIKAESNFNPNAVSPKNAQGMMQLIPATASDYGVDDPFDPISNIEGGVRYLKDLMEYFDGDMKLSLAAYNAGKGAVIKHGFTIPPYPETTDYITKVLGYYKIMKTKNYVSKN
- a CDS encoding ribonuclease HI family protein, which encodes MPQRQNSLPFKDGSGARVDIFIDGAARGNPGESGIGVFITEGGKTLREIKKYLGTATNNQAEYTALITALESVKDLKNRQIRIFTDSMLLANQINGLWKVKHPGIAELHKKAKNLLKEYASVSISHVRREYNREADRLANEAIDEYL
- a CDS encoding OB-fold domain-containing protein, yielding MAQITENDEVLFPELFKVEGSGEVRLVAGYSKEADNWTFPKYLADPVSFSDDVEEKLLSPFGELHSFTVVRRSLPEFPVPYALALVDFPEGVRVMAQVETDDPEGLKIGQKMGVTVGTVKKSQDGKDVKSYKFYPVK
- the thiD gene encoding bifunctional hydroxymethylpyrimidine kinase/phosphomethylpyrimidine kinase, coding for MGQFPARALTIAGSDSGGGAGIQADLKTFTALGVYGMSVVTSVTAQNTVSVLAINDLPPEFVGLQIDAVLSDIGADAVKIGMLSNAGIVSVVARKLREHGQGNVVLDPVMVSKGGSVLMESAAREAIKKDLFGLVRVITPNIPEAEVITGLRIDSVAAMKDAALAIRELGPECVVVKGGHLAGEPDAVDIFLDGEGFFELKSPRVDTKNTHGTGCTFSAAVCACLAKGASPVEAVRAAKEYVTGAIERSFTLGSGNGPLNHFWKTEEGE
- a CDS encoding C4-type zinc ribbon domain-containing protein, which translates into the protein MREQLVVLDTLQRIDLELSKLERNLNDYPKKISDFESELETVKKRLEGLQGESQTLQKEKANLELEVSSNEDLIKKAEQKLFEIKTHKEYEALQKEIADTKRRNLEIEDKVLEHMARLEQVEAEIATGKEDLAAKEAEYGEKISEYKEKLEEIKSLYEPKKEEKEKIASRISPELMPIYKKISKRNGGVIALAKAEVCTGCNMKIPSQLFNEVLTHTRFIQCPNCQKILYTEDELNSAATPE
- a CDS encoding M3 family oligoendopeptidase, with amino-acid sequence MAETAKHLKTGSEGVTWDLSDLYSGLGDERIERDLSALITKSRAYEKKYRGRINSRSITAGALLKATKELEALSELSGRLLSFAYLVFAADTGKPEHGAFLQKIQEKATEARKHLLFFELELVAIPETRMKKLLADEKLDHYRHFLEQERRYKPHRLTEPEEKILDEKANTGSRAFRRLFDEVLNNVRFTVRLKGKVKELSETETLALLYDPDREKRKAGAEGLTKGLLDNAHVLTFIFNTLVQDHYVNDRLRAFTDPMQSRHLDNEIDAETVGALMTSCEKNYDMVETYYKLKKKLLGLKEFYDYDRYAPVFSESKTIRYDKGRDVILSSFGDFSPRVARIAKEFFDKNWIDAELRDGKRGGAFSHGTVPGAHPYVFMNYTGRLRDVMTLAHELGHGVHQYLSRRQGYFQSNTPLTTAETASVFAEMLVFHKLAETEEDPKTRLALICSKLEDIFATVFRQVVLTRFEESLHAARRTKGELTQDDVNELWANANQPMFGKSVKLTNNYRVWWMYIPHFIHSPFYCYAYSFGELLVLALYNMYLNEGNRFVPRYIELLSSGGSESPDVLLERVGVDIKDPGFWQGGLDLLRVMVDQAIDLSGQVLKSGKRRK
- the tyrS gene encoding tyrosine--tRNA ligase — protein: MSFQDPESQLSTIKRGTSDIISEAELLAKLKKSAEKNTPLRIKAGFDPTAPDLHLGHCVLLRKLRDFQDLGHTVLFLIGDFTAMIGDPSGRSETRPALSEDEVGANARTYERQVFKILDREKTEVVFNSDWLGKLSAADLIRLSTLETVARMLERDDFSKRYAAGTSIYISEFMYPLIQAYDSVHMKSDVEFGGTDQTFNILLGRQLQKHFGQEPQIAILLPILPGLDGVRKMSKSYGNYIAVDDTAVDMYGKVMSLPDDVMWLYYELLTRRPEEEIEALKKGHPMDAKRSLARELTAWLHGDENAKAAAEDFDTKFSDRQFPDDARELVLSAGENITVLDLVVRASQKVPSRKEAKRLIAQGGVSADGEKLTDANAHAPVRDEVELRIGKKEFVRVIFKG